Sequence from the Pectobacterium carotovorum genome:
GAGGCTGTCCATCGGTTGTCTCGCCCTTATCACGCATGATTCACAGGAGGTGATGTGATTGATACACAACAGCTGCGGGCTGAGCAACTGGCCCGCGCTTCTGATGTGATTCGGCACGACGATTTACCTTTTGAGCAGCCCGCGTTTATCGCGGGTGCAGATGTTGGCTTTGAGCAAGAAGGCTCGGTCACTCGCGCTGCGATTGCGGTAATGCGCTATCCTTCGTTGGAACTGGTAGAATACAAGATTGCGCGTATCAGCACGACGATGCCCTATATCCCCGGTTTTCTTTCATTTCGCGAATGCCCTGGGCTGCTTGCCGCGTGGGCATTGCTTGAACAGAAACCCGATCTGCTGTTTGTCGATGGGCATGGGATTTCTCACCCTCGACGCCTCGGCGTTGCCAGCCATTTTGGCCTGCTGGTTGATGTTCCGACGATTGGCGTGGCAAAAAGTCGGCTGTGTGGCCGATTTGAACCGTTGGCGGAGAGCGTCGGCAGTCAGCAGCCGTTACTGGATAAAGGCGAACAGATTGGCTGGGTATGGCG
This genomic interval carries:
- the nfi gene encoding deoxyribonuclease V (cleaves DNA at apurinic or apyrimidinic sites); the protein is MIDTQQLRAEQLARASDVIRHDDLPFEQPAFIAGADVGFEQEGSVTRAAIAVMRYPSLELVEYKIARISTTMPYIPGFLSFRECPGLLAAWALLEQKPDLLFVDGHGISHPRRLGVASHFGLLVDVPTIGVAKSRLCGRFEPLAESVGSQQPLLDKGEQIGWVWRSKARCNPLFVATGHRVGQDSALHWVQRCMRGYRLPEPTRWADAVASNRPAFVRWQRQQAANVLS